From the genome of Pelomonas sp. SE-A7, one region includes:
- a CDS encoding TolC family protein, which yields MSKIRMALLALLPLLVLNPAAAQRGCNEDDAGPSRSGRDASMLELSGVDPRAQIIDLVNKALQRSQSIGAVTLLAQAARADWEEAREQGKPRLTIDAYANHVGSMNNGIQDKRGMQGRLGLTATAPLFDFGRVEKATAWRTQLAESARQGMISSEQQLALNTVSLALDRGRYVLQAQVYGQYVRKMSCLVDALEIIVKADRGRASELVQAQKSQQQAEMAVEQTMSALRQTEIRLKRFVGEPLPASASYSSLLNTIPNLADIQQDARSASEVIQLEAQARAQANYAELVAANNKPIVSAAVSTGALTGLSKGQEWTAGVNLSIPILSPGSDAGMDAARRRAAAARLQRDDAIESRIYRASDMHEAATAAFDRARRIVEILRNSDRVRASTLQQWQQLGRRSLFDVMGSEAEYYALRVAHVNAIYDGQQAVALLWSLGRGVMTPLR from the coding sequence ATGTCAAAAATCCGCATGGCCTTGCTCGCCTTGTTGCCCTTGCTGGTGCTCAACCCGGCGGCGGCACAGCGTGGCTGCAACGAGGACGATGCCGGCCCCTCGCGCAGCGGCCGCGACGCCTCGATGCTGGAGCTCAGCGGCGTGGATCCGCGCGCCCAGATCATCGACCTGGTCAACAAGGCCCTGCAGAGAAGCCAGTCCATAGGCGCCGTGACCTTGCTGGCGCAGGCGGCGCGGGCCGACTGGGAAGAAGCCAGGGAACAGGGCAAGCCCAGACTCACGATCGATGCCTACGCCAACCATGTGGGCAGCATGAACAACGGCATCCAGGACAAGCGTGGCATGCAGGGCCGACTGGGCCTGACGGCCACGGCACCGCTGTTCGATTTCGGCCGGGTCGAAAAGGCCACGGCCTGGCGAACCCAGCTGGCCGAATCGGCCCGCCAGGGCATGATCAGCAGCGAACAGCAGCTGGCGCTGAACACGGTCTCGCTGGCCCTGGACCGCGGCCGCTATGTGTTGCAGGCCCAGGTCTACGGCCAGTACGTGCGCAAGATGAGCTGCCTGGTCGATGCACTGGAGATCATCGTCAAGGCCGACCGCGGCCGCGCCAGCGAGCTGGTGCAGGCCCAGAAGAGCCAGCAGCAGGCCGAGATGGCGGTCGAGCAGACGATGTCGGCGCTGCGCCAGACCGAGATCCGCCTCAAGCGCTTCGTCGGCGAGCCGCTGCCGGCCAGCGCCAGCTATTCCAGCCTGCTGAACACCATCCCCAATCTGGCCGACATCCAGCAGGATGCCCGCAGCGCGTCCGAAGTCATCCAGCTCGAGGCCCAGGCACGCGCCCAGGCCAATTACGCCGAGCTGGTGGCGGCCAACAACAAGCCCATCGTCAGCGCCGCCGTCAGCACCGGGGCACTGACCGGCCTGAGCAAGGGCCAGGAATGGACCGCCGGCGTCAACCTCAGCATTCCCATCCTGTCGCCGGGTTCGGATGCCGGCATGGATGCCGCCCGCCGCAGGGCGGCAGCGGCGCGCCTGCAACGCGATGACGCCATCGAGTCGCGCATCTACCGGGCGAGCGACATGCACGAGGCCGCGACGGCCGCCTTCGACCGGGCGCGGCGCATCGTCGAGATCCTGCGCAACAGCGACCGGGTCCGCGCCTCCACCCTGCAGCAATGGCAGCAGCTGGGCCGGCGCTCGCTGTTCGACGTGATGGGCTCCGAGGCCGAGTACTACGCGCTGCGGGTCGCCCATGTGAATGCCATCTACGACGGCCAGCAGGCGGTGGCGCTGCTCTGGTCGCTGGGCCGCGGCGTGATGACGCCCTTGAGATGA
- a CDS encoding DUF4402 domain-containing protein → MKTQFTSSLKPGLLALAALLAALPASQAPAADNATASATAVVLQPIAVAQAADLVFGSLIAGNGAVTVSTDGTRTSAGGTTPMPSSGATPTAARFDVTGTGAATFSIDYTGSDTVLTSGGNTMAIDWITESLTLATGSGKTDPNTDATTGTLSGGAAYIFVGAKLTVGAGQAAGTYTGIVKVTVAYN, encoded by the coding sequence ATGAAGACGCAGTTCACGAGCTCTCTGAAACCGGGCCTGCTGGCATTGGCCGCCTTGCTGGCGGCCCTGCCAGCCAGCCAGGCCCCGGCAGCCGACAACGCCACGGCCAGTGCCACGGCCGTCGTGCTGCAGCCGATTGCGGTGGCCCAGGCCGCCGACCTGGTGTTCGGCAGCCTGATCGCCGGCAACGGCGCCGTGACGGTGTCCACCGACGGCACGCGTACCAGTGCCGGCGGTACCACACCGATGCCCAGCAGCGGCGCAACGCCCACCGCGGCTCGCTTTGACGTCACCGGCACGGGCGCTGCCACCTTCTCCATCGACTACACCGGCAGCGACACGGTCCTGACCAGCGGCGGCAACACCATGGCCATCGACTGGATCACCGAGTCCCTGACCCTCGCCACGGGCAGCGGCAAGACCGACCCGAATACCGATGCGACGACCGGCACCTTGTCGGGCGGTGCCGCCTATATCTTCGTGGGCGCCAAGCTGACGGTGGGCGCCGGGCAAGCGGCCGGCACCTATACCGGCATCGTCAAGGTGACGGTGGCTTACAACTGA
- a CDS encoding DUF4402 domain-containing protein, producing MPQDITAGGSLSFGSFTAGGGGTVSVSAAGLRSKTGAVLLVSQGAVASAASFTVVGTSNANVVISLPLDGTVQLSDGGNTMALNGFVSSPGPVGTLSGGGTLNLAVGATLTVGNLQPAGSYSGSFAVTINYQ from the coding sequence GTGCCGCAGGACATCACGGCCGGCGGCAGTCTCAGCTTCGGCAGCTTCACCGCCGGCGGTGGCGGCACCGTCAGCGTCAGTGCCGCCGGGCTGCGGAGCAAGACCGGCGCCGTCCTGCTGGTCAGCCAGGGGGCTGTGGCCTCGGCCGCCAGCTTCACGGTGGTTGGCACTTCCAACGCCAATGTGGTGATCAGCCTGCCGCTGGACGGCACGGTGCAGCTCAGCGACGGGGGCAACACCATGGCCTTGAACGGCTTCGTCAGCAGTCCCGGCCCGGTAGGCACGCTCTCCGGCGGTGGCACGCTCAACCTCGCCGTGGGCGCCACGCTGACGGTCGGCAATCTGCAGCCGGCCGGCAGCTACAGCGGTTCCTTCGCCGTCACGATCAACTATCAATAG